One stretch of Thalassovita sp. DNA includes these proteins:
- a CDS encoding ATP-binding protein, protein MMFTWMKRYVPRGLYSRAALIMILPVVTLQLVVSVVFIQRHFAGVTEQMTRTTAREIVLLQHQPAAALPTLAEQLEITITPLSESEAPEVHQRRWYDLTGIVVTSNFEQMLGNVRALLLPNDDDVDLILNGPDGPVRYSFDRRRVSATNAHQLFVNMLFFGGLMTLIAFIYMRNQLRPITRLAKAADAFGRGRSIPYRPAGAQEVRAAGHAFLDMRARIERHIQQRTMMLSGVSHDLRTPLTRLKLGLAFLEEEDRAPLERDVEDMQKMLDGFLSFSQGANDAPFEEVAAIPMVQQIVEDAQRANIAVDLREVDGDATTLVSLQPMAVRRAVTNLIENATRYGENAEVSVRLSDKMLRIRVEDDGPGIDPEHYSEAVKPFSRLDAARNQDQGGGVGLGLAIANDTARAHGGVLRLSRSAKMGGLCADIVIGR, encoded by the coding sequence TGTTTACTTGGATGAAACGCTATGTGCCGCGCGGGCTCTATTCAAGGGCTGCGCTGATTATGATCCTGCCGGTGGTGACGCTGCAACTGGTTGTCTCGGTGGTGTTTATTCAGCGCCATTTCGCCGGGGTGACGGAGCAGATGACGCGCACCACGGCGCGGGAAATCGTCTTGCTGCAGCATCAGCCCGCCGCAGCGCTGCCCACGCTGGCCGAACAGCTGGAGATCACGATCACCCCGCTGAGCGAGTCGGAGGCACCTGAGGTGCATCAGCGGCGCTGGTATGATCTGACAGGGATCGTTGTGACCTCAAACTTTGAGCAGATGCTGGGCAATGTCCGCGCCCTGCTGCTGCCCAATGATGATGACGTTGATCTGATCCTGAACGGGCCCGACGGGCCGGTGCGCTACTCCTTTGACCGGCGCCGGGTCTCAGCCACCAATGCGCACCAGCTGTTTGTGAACATGCTGTTCTTTGGCGGGCTGATGACCCTCATCGCCTTTATCTACATGCGCAACCAGCTGCGCCCGATCACCCGGCTGGCCAAGGCGGCGGATGCCTTTGGACGCGGCCGCTCAATCCCCTATCGCCCTGCTGGCGCACAAGAGGTGCGGGCGGCGGGCCATGCTTTCCTGGATATGCGGGCACGGATTGAACGCCATATTCAGCAGCGCACCATGATGCTGTCCGGGGTCAGCCATGATCTGCGCACGCCCCTGACGCGGTTGAAGCTGGGGCTGGCCTTTCTGGAGGAAGAGGACCGCGCCCCGCTGGAGCGGGATGTGGAAGACATGCAGAAGATGCTGGACGGGTTCCTGTCCTTCAGCCAGGGCGCCAATGACGCCCCGTTTGAAGAGGTGGCGGCCATCCCGATGGTGCAACAGATCGTGGAGGATGCACAGCGCGCCAACATCGCGGTGGACCTGCGCGAGGTTGATGGGGACGCCACAACGCTGGTGTCACTGCAGCCCATGGCGGTGCGCCGTGCGGTGACCAACCTCATCGAAAATGCCACCCGTTATGGTGAAAACGCCGAGGTTTCGGTGCGCCTCAGTGACAAGATGCTGCGGATCCGGGTGGAGGATGACGGGCCGGGAATTGATCCCGAACACTATAGTGAGGCCGTCAAACCCTTTTCCCGGCTGGATGCGGCCCGCAATCAGGATCAGGGCGGCGGTGTTGGTCTGGGTCTGGCGATCGCCAATGACACGGCCCGTGCCCACGGCGGGGTTCTGCGGCTGTCGCGGTCGGCAAAAATGGGCGGGCTCTGCGCCGATATCGTGATCGGGCGGTGA